One region of Streptococcus parasanguinis genomic DNA includes:
- a CDS encoding TroA family protein, giving the protein MEKRTIFILISTLALLASIGGCTIKSKEQTKQAPIAAPSTTKEDKEATKQKQIAYLKEHEKEIIDFVKSKNSKIESVQVNWSDIRWGEAGNGTPQGGGEIIELYGGFNHIENSGWNVTIEIHNEMPDLKTMMLSNAFGVGGEVFE; this is encoded by the coding sequence ATGGAAAAACGAACGATATTTATATTAATCTCTACATTAGCTCTCCTTGCAAGTATAGGAGGATGTACCATAAAATCAAAAGAGCAAACAAAACAAGCACCCATTGCAGCCCCTTCGACAACCAAGGAAGATAAAGAAGCGACGAAGCAAAAACAAATTGCCTATTTGAAAGAACATGAAAAAGAAATTATTGATTTTGTAAAGTCAAAAAATTCTAAAATAGAATCTGTTCAGGTTAATTGGAGTGATATTCGATGGGGCGAAGCAGGCAACGGAACCCCTCAAGGAGGTGGCGAAATCATCGAGTTGTATGGTGGCTTTAATCATATTGAAAATTCTGGTTGGAATGTCACAATTGAGATTCATAATGAAATGCCTGATCTAAAAACAATGATGTTAAGCAATGCTTTTGGTGTTGGAGGAGAAGTATTTGAGTAA
- a CDS encoding ABC transporter substrate-binding protein — MKKLYSFLTGIVLVILVLWGISHQIEASMNTKNSDKLVIYNWGDYIDPDLLKEFTKETGIQVQYDTFDSNEAMYTKIKQGGTTYDIAIPSEYMIAKMMDEHLVEKLDQSKIKGMENIDPKLLNQSFDPGNQYSVPYFWGTLGIVYNTKMVKNAPEHWSDLWREEYRNDIMMYDGAREVMGIGLNTLGYSLNEKDPKKLQEAVDKLYTLTPNIKALVADEMKGYMIQNNAAIGVTFSGEASQMLEANKDLRYVVPTEASNLWFDNIVIPKTVKNKEAAYAFINFMLRPKNALKNALYVGYSTPNKKAKAMLPKEIQDDQAFYPSDETLDHLEVYQQLGKKLLGVYNDLYLQVKMYRK; from the coding sequence ATGAAAAAACTTTATTCATTCCTAACTGGGATTGTCCTTGTCATTCTGGTCCTCTGGGGAATTAGCCACCAGATCGAAGCGAGCATGAATACCAAGAATAGTGACAAGCTGGTCATTTACAACTGGGGAGATTATATCGATCCAGACTTGCTCAAGGAATTTACCAAAGAAACAGGAATTCAGGTGCAATATGATACCTTTGATTCCAACGAAGCCATGTACACTAAGATCAAGCAAGGGGGAACTACCTACGATATTGCGATTCCTAGTGAATACATGATTGCCAAGATGATGGATGAACATCTGGTTGAAAAGTTGGACCAATCCAAGATTAAAGGGATGGAAAATATCGATCCAAAACTCTTGAACCAATCGTTTGATCCAGGCAACCAATATTCAGTCCCTTATTTCTGGGGTACCTTGGGGATCGTCTACAATACCAAGATGGTTAAAAATGCTCCTGAACATTGGTCAGATCTCTGGCGTGAAGAGTACAGAAATGACATCATGATGTACGATGGTGCGCGTGAGGTCATGGGAATTGGTCTCAATACCTTGGGCTATAGCCTCAATGAAAAGGATCCAAAGAAATTACAAGAGGCAGTAGATAAACTCTACACCTTGACGCCAAACATCAAAGCTTTGGTTGCTGATGAGATGAAAGGCTATATGATCCAAAACAATGCGGCTATTGGGGTTACCTTCTCAGGAGAAGCCAGCCAAATGCTCGAAGCCAATAAGGATCTTCGCTATGTCGTCCCAACTGAAGCCAGCAACCTTTGGTTTGATAACATTGTCATTCCAAAAACCGTGAAAAATAAAGAAGCAGCATATGCCTTTATTAACTTCATGCTTCGTCCTAAAAATGCTTTGAAAAATGCTCTTTATGTCGGCTACTCAACGCCAAATAAAAAAGCCAAAGCCATGTTGCCAAAAGAAATCCAAGATGACCAAGCCTTCTATCCAAGCGATGAAACGCTGGACCATTTGGAAGTCTATCAACAATTAGGCAAGAAATTACTTGGAGTCTATAACGATCTTTACCTCCAGGTCAAGATGTATCGTAAATAA
- a CDS encoding ABC transporter permease — MKKVSHFYLGFVFLILYLPIFYLIFYAFNKGGDMNAFTGFTLEHFNELFADSRLMLILSETFLLAFLSALIATVIGTFGAIYIYQSKKKLEGPLLSINNILMVAPDVMIGASFLILFTTVKYQLGFLSVLASHVAFSIPIVVLMVLPRLKEMNRDMVNAAYDLGATQVQMLKEIMLPYLTPAIIAGYFMAFTYSLDDFAVTFFVTGNGFTTLSVEIYSRARQGISLSINALSALVFLFSVLLVIGYYFITREKEETA; from the coding sequence ATGAAAAAAGTATCCCATTTCTATCTAGGCTTCGTCTTTCTGATCCTCTATCTTCCCATCTTCTATTTGATCTTTTATGCCTTCAATAAAGGGGGAGATATGAATGCCTTCACGGGCTTCACGCTTGAGCATTTCAATGAATTGTTCGCAGATAGTCGCCTGATGCTGATCTTATCAGAGACCTTCCTCTTGGCCTTCTTGTCAGCCTTGATTGCGACAGTGATTGGAACCTTTGGAGCCATTTATATTTACCAATCCAAGAAAAAGTTAGAAGGACCTTTGCTCTCCATTAACAACATTCTCATGGTAGCGCCAGACGTTATGATCGGGGCCAGCTTCTTGATTCTCTTTACGACGGTCAAGTACCAGCTAGGTTTCCTATCTGTTCTGGCTAGCCACGTAGCCTTCTCGATTCCCATTGTGGTCTTGATGGTCTTGCCACGTCTCAAGGAAATGAACCGGGATATGGTCAATGCTGCCTATGACTTGGGAGCTACCCAAGTGCAAATGCTCAAAGAGATCATGTTGCCGTATCTGACACCAGCCATTATTGCGGGCTACTTTATGGCTTTTACCTATTCGCTTGATGACTTTGCCGTGACTTTCTTTGTAACCGGAAATGGCTTTACAACCTTATCTGTAGAGATCTACTCCCGTGCGCGACAAGGGATTTCCCTCAGTATCAATGCCTTGTCCGCCCTTGTCTTTCTCTTTAGTGTGCTCTTGGTCATCGGTTATTACTTTATTACCCGTGAAAAGGAGGAAACAGCATGA
- a CDS encoding ABC transporter permease produces MKKTTSNLFILPYFLWIFLFVLAPVVMIIFQSFFNVEGQFSLENYKEFFTSQNLTYLKMSFNSVLYAGIVTLVTLLISYPTAYFLTLLKHRQLWLMLIVLPTWVNLLLKAYAFIGIFGQNGSINSFLSFLGVAPQQILFTDFSFIFVASYIELPFMILPIFNVLDDLDPNLINASYDLGANRWDTFRHVVFPLSMNGVRSGVQSVFIPSLSLFMLTRMIGGNRVITLGTAIEQHFLTTQNWGMGSTIGVVLILAMLLTMWATRERRER; encoded by the coding sequence ATGAAGAAAACAACCTCTAATCTATTTATCCTCCCCTATTTCTTGTGGATTTTTCTCTTTGTCTTGGCACCTGTAGTCATGATCATCTTTCAATCGTTTTTTAACGTTGAAGGGCAGTTTTCACTTGAAAACTACAAAGAGTTCTTCACTTCGCAAAATTTGACCTATTTAAAGATGAGCTTTAATTCGGTCCTTTATGCCGGAATCGTCACCCTGGTGACGCTCTTGATCTCCTACCCGACTGCTTACTTTTTGACGCTGCTTAAACACCGGCAGTTGTGGTTGATGTTGATCGTCTTGCCAACCTGGGTCAATCTCTTGCTCAAGGCCTATGCCTTTATCGGAATCTTTGGGCAAAACGGCTCCATTAATAGCTTTTTAAGCTTTCTCGGAGTCGCTCCCCAGCAGATCCTCTTTACCGATTTCTCCTTTATCTTTGTAGCCAGCTACATCGAGTTGCCTTTTATGATTTTGCCGATCTTTAATGTCTTAGATGACTTAGATCCAAACTTGATTAATGCCAGCTATGATTTGGGAGCCAATCGTTGGGATACCTTCCGTCATGTGGTCTTCCCCTTGTCCATGAATGGAGTCCGCTCAGGTGTGCAGTCTGTCTTTATTCCTAGTCTGAGTCTCTTCATGTTGACACGGATGATCGGTGGAAACCGAGTCATTACCTTAGGGACTGCGATTGAACAGCACTTCCTGACAACACAAAACTGGGGAATGGGTTCTACCATCGGAGTTGTTCTGATCCTTGCTATGCTCCTTACCATGTGGGCAACTAGAGAAAGGAGAGAACGATGA
- a CDS encoding ABC transporter ATP-binding protein, with amino-acid sequence MKKPIIEFKNVSKVFEDSGTVVLKDINFELEEGKFYTLLGASGSGKSTILNIIAGLLDATTGDVYLDGERINDVPTNKRDVHTVFQSYALFPHMTVFENVAFPLRLKKVDKAEIERRVSEVLKMVQLAGFEKRSIQKLSGGQRQRVAIARAIINEPRVVLLDEPLSALDLKLRTDMQYELRELQQRLGITFVFVTHDQEEALAMSDWIFVMNEGEIVQSGTPVDIYDEPINHFVATFIGESNILDGRMIEDYLVEFNGKRFEAVDGGMRPNEPVEVVIRPEDLQITLPEEGKLQVKVDTQLFRGVHYEIIAYDDLGNEWMIHSTRKAIVGEVIGLDFEPEDIHVMRLNETEEEFDARIEEYVEVEEQEAGLINAIEEERDEENNL; translated from the coding sequence TTGAAAAAACCAATTATTGAGTTTAAAAATGTTTCAAAGGTCTTTGAAGATAGCGGAACCGTTGTCCTAAAGGATATCAATTTTGAATTGGAAGAAGGGAAGTTCTATACCCTGCTTGGTGCATCTGGATCAGGAAAATCGACCATCCTTAATATCATTGCAGGTCTTTTGGATGCGACGACTGGAGATGTCTATCTTGATGGGGAACGGATCAATGATGTCCCTACCAACAAACGGGACGTCCACACCGTCTTTCAGTCCTATGCCCTGTTTCCACATATGACGGTCTTTGAAAATGTGGCTTTTCCCCTTCGTTTGAAAAAGGTGGACAAGGCTGAGATTGAACGTCGGGTTTCAGAAGTCTTGAAAATGGTCCAGTTAGCTGGATTTGAAAAACGTTCGATCCAAAAATTATCTGGTGGTCAACGCCAACGGGTAGCTATTGCACGGGCTATTATCAATGAACCACGAGTGGTCCTTTTAGATGAGCCCTTGTCTGCACTTGACTTGAAACTTCGGACAGACATGCAGTATGAGTTGCGGGAATTGCAACAACGTTTGGGGATTACCTTTGTTTTTGTTACCCACGACCAAGAAGAAGCCCTTGCCATGAGTGACTGGATCTTTGTCATGAATGAAGGAGAGATCGTCCAATCTGGTACACCAGTAGATATCTATGATGAACCGATCAACCACTTTGTAGCTACCTTTATCGGGGAGTCCAACATTCTAGATGGGCGTATGATCGAGGACTACTTGGTGGAGTTTAATGGCAAACGCTTTGAAGCGGTCGATGGGGGAATGCGTCCAAATGAACCAGTTGAAGTCGTCATTCGTCCTGAAGACTTGCAAATCACTCTTCCTGAAGAAGGCAAGCTCCAAGTGAAGGTGGACACCCAGCTCTTCCGTGGTGTGCATTACGAGATCATCGCTTATGATGATTTGGGAAATGAGTGGATGATTCACTCCACTCGGAAGGCTATCGTGGGAGAAGTCATTGGGCTAGACTTTGAACCAGAAGATATCCACGTTATGCGTCTCAACGAAACCGAAGAAGAATTCGATGCGCGGATCGAAGAGTACGTTGAAGTGGAAGAGCAAGAAGCTGGTTTGATTAATGCCATTGAGGAGGAAAGAGATGAAGAAAACAACCTCTAA
- the murB gene encoding UDP-N-acetylmuramate dehydrogenase, with product MNEKMNQILEGIDIRFQEPLKHYTFTKVGGNAEFLAFPRNQYELKRIVQFANQEQIPWMVLGNASNIIVRDGGIPGFVIMFDRLRDISVDGYVIEAEAGAKLIDTTHVALHHSLKGFEFASGIPGSVGGAVFMNAGAYGGEIAHVLVSCKVLTKDGEIETLSASELAFGYRHSKIQETGAVVISAKFALSPGNHEVIKQEMDRLTHLRQLKQPLEYPSCGSVFKRPVGHFAGQLISEAGLKGYRIGGVEVSEKHAGFMVNVDNGTAKDYEDLIAHVIEAVEAHSGVRLEAEVRIIGQD from the coding sequence ATGAATGAAAAAATGAATCAAATTCTTGAAGGGATTGATATCCGTTTTCAAGAACCTTTAAAACATTATACCTTCACAAAGGTCGGTGGGAATGCTGAATTTTTAGCCTTCCCTCGCAACCAATACGAATTAAAACGCATCGTCCAATTTGCCAACCAAGAGCAAATCCCATGGATGGTCCTGGGCAATGCGTCCAATATCATTGTCCGTGATGGGGGCATTCCGGGATTTGTCATTATGTTTGATCGCTTGCGTGACATCAGTGTGGACGGCTATGTGATCGAAGCAGAGGCAGGAGCTAAACTCATCGACACCACTCATGTGGCCTTGCACCATAGTTTGAAAGGCTTCGAGTTTGCTAGTGGCATTCCAGGCAGTGTCGGTGGTGCTGTCTTTATGAATGCGGGAGCCTATGGGGGAGAAATCGCTCATGTCCTAGTATCCTGTAAGGTCTTGACCAAAGACGGAGAGATCGAAACTCTGTCAGCGAGTGAACTAGCTTTTGGCTACCGTCATTCTAAGATTCAAGAGACAGGTGCTGTCGTCATCTCTGCCAAATTTGCTTTGTCACCAGGCAATCACGAGGTGATCAAGCAGGAGATGGATCGGTTGACCCATCTTCGTCAGTTGAAACAACCCCTTGAATACCCTTCTTGTGGATCTGTCTTTAAGCGTCCTGTCGGTCATTTTGCAGGTCAATTGATCAGTGAAGCAGGTCTGAAAGGCTATCGAATCGGTGGTGTGGAAGTTTCTGAAAAGCATGCCGGCTTTATGGTCAATGTCGACAATGGAACAGCTAAGGACTACGAAGACCTGATCGCCCATGTCATTGAGGCAGTAGAAGCTCACTCAGGCGTCCGTTTAGAAGCAGAAGTTCGCATTATCGGCCAAGACTAA
- the thrB gene encoding homoserine kinase: MKIIVPATSANVGPGFDSVGIAVTRYLTIEVLEPADAWFIEHDLGAGIPTDEKNLLLSTALSISTDMQPHRIKMTSEVPLARGLGSSSSVIVAGIELANQLANLQLSDAEKLRIATEIEGHPDNVAPAIFGNMVIASYIGEDVQYVTADFPSCDLVAFVPSYQLKTSDSRNVLPKEWSYKEAVAASSVANVAIAALLKGDLETAGRSIELDHFHERYRQSLVKEFPQVKEVAHQHDAYATYLSGAGPTIMNLLAPEHVASFVAALAALGLDGQIFQLKIDTFGVRVEK; this comes from the coding sequence ATGAAAATTATTGTTCCAGCAACCAGTGCCAATGTAGGGCCAGGATTTGATTCGGTTGGGATTGCCGTGACTCGCTATTTGACCATTGAAGTCCTTGAACCAGCTGATGCTTGGTTCATTGAGCATGATCTTGGAGCAGGGATTCCGACAGATGAGAAAAACCTTTTGCTCTCAACAGCTCTTTCTATCTCAACTGATATGCAACCCCATCGGATCAAGATGACTAGTGAAGTGCCTTTGGCGCGTGGTCTTGGATCTTCTAGCTCGGTCATTGTAGCAGGGATTGAATTGGCCAACCAATTAGCCAACCTCCAGCTATCAGATGCTGAGAAATTACGCATCGCGACCGAGATCGAAGGGCATCCGGATAATGTAGCTCCAGCTATCTTTGGGAATATGGTCATTGCGAGCTATATCGGTGAGGATGTCCAATATGTCACGGCTGACTTCCCAAGCTGTGACCTTGTGGCCTTTGTACCGAGCTACCAATTGAAGACCAGCGATAGCCGCAATGTCCTACCGAAAGAATGGTCTTATAAGGAAGCTGTTGCAGCTAGTAGTGTAGCCAATGTGGCCATCGCGGCTCTTCTCAAGGGAGATTTGGAGACGGCTGGTCGCTCCATTGAGTTAGATCATTTCCACGAGCGCTATCGTCAATCCTTGGTCAAAGAATTCCCTCAGGTAAAAGAAGTTGCGCATCAACACGATGCTTATGCCACCTATCTTTCAGGAGCAGGCCCAACGATCATGAACCTTTTGGCACCAGAGCATGTCGCATCCTTTGTAGCAGCTCTCGCAGCACTTGGGCTAGATGGTCAGATTTTCCAACTTAAAATCGACACATTTGGCGTTCGTGTCGAGAAATAA
- a CDS encoding homoserine dehydrogenase: protein MSVKIALLGFGTVASGVPFLLKENHEKITQAAQDEIEIAKVLVRDDAEKEKLQAAGHDYNFVTNVDEIIEDKDIAIVVELMGRIEPAKTFITRALEAGKHVVSANKDLLAVHGSELLEIAKKHQVALYYEAAVAGGIPILRTLVNSLASDKVTKVLGVVNGTSNFMMTKMVEEGWTYEDALAEAQRLGYAESDPTNDVEGIDAAYKMVILSQFAFGMNIQFDQVGHKGISQITPQDVSVAQSLGYVIKLVGSIVETESGIAAEVTPTFLPKQHPLAGVNDVMNAVYVESIGIGESMYYGPGAGQKPTATSVVADLVRIVRRLKEGTIGKAFNEYSRPLQLAKPEDVKNNYYFSIKAPDATGQILRLAEIFNAEGASFKQILQEDSDGHYASVVIITHQVNQTQFKNLVEKLDSEANFELLNTFKVLGE, encoded by the coding sequence ATGTCTGTTAAGATTGCCTTACTAGGATTTGGTACTGTTGCAAGTGGCGTACCATTTTTATTAAAAGAAAACCATGAAAAAATCACCCAGGCAGCTCAAGATGAAATCGAGATCGCCAAGGTCTTGGTTCGAGATGATGCTGAGAAGGAAAAATTACAAGCTGCTGGTCATGACTACAACTTTGTGACCAATGTCGATGAGATCATTGAAGACAAGGACATTGCCATCGTGGTTGAATTGATGGGTCGTATTGAGCCAGCTAAGACCTTTATCACCCGTGCTCTTGAAGCAGGGAAGCACGTGGTTTCTGCTAACAAAGACCTTCTTGCCGTTCATGGAAGCGAGTTGCTAGAGATTGCTAAAAAACACCAAGTGGCTCTTTATTATGAAGCTGCCGTAGCTGGTGGGATCCCAATCCTTCGGACCTTGGTGAATTCCCTTGCTTCCGACAAGGTGACCAAAGTGCTCGGGGTGGTCAATGGAACATCTAACTTCATGATGACCAAAATGGTCGAAGAAGGCTGGACTTATGAGGATGCTTTAGCAGAAGCGCAACGTCTTGGTTACGCTGAAAGTGATCCAACCAACGACGTTGAAGGAATCGATGCTGCATACAAGATGGTGATCTTGAGCCAGTTCGCTTTTGGGATGAATATCCAATTTGACCAAGTAGGTCACAAAGGAATTAGCCAGATCACTCCTCAAGATGTATCGGTTGCTCAAAGCCTTGGATATGTCATTAAGCTGGTCGGATCTATCGTTGAAACAGAGTCAGGGATCGCAGCAGAAGTGACACCAACCTTCCTTCCAAAACAACATCCACTCGCAGGAGTGAATGATGTCATGAATGCGGTCTATGTGGAATCCATCGGTATTGGTGAGTCTATGTACTACGGACCAGGTGCTGGTCAAAAACCAACTGCGACAAGTGTCGTAGCCGACCTCGTTCGCATTGTCCGTCGACTAAAAGAAGGAACAATCGGTAAAGCCTTCAATGAATACAGTCGCCCTCTTCAATTGGCTAAGCCAGAAGACGTGAAGAACAATTATTACTTCTCAATCAAAGCACCAGATGCGACTGGTCAAATCTTGCGTCTTGCGGAAATCTTTAATGCAGAAGGAGCTTCCTTCAAGCAAATCCTTCAAGAAGACTCAGATGGTCACTATGCAAGTGTTGTCATCATTACTCACCAAGTTAACCAAACTCAATTCAAGAACTTGGTTGAAAAATTGGATTCAGAGGCGAATTTCGAACTCTTGAATACCTTTAAAGTCTTGGGAGAATAA
- a CDS encoding polysaccharide deacetylase family protein yields the protein MSKRRVPKKIKALLGINALLLVCIFICSFLLIKRITQPNEGNTSGTAMTRSLEEGSSSIEWTRVKKPVKLPILMYHSVHNMAESEAANANLIVDPETFESQLKALKKAGYYTLTPGEAYRILVKNEVPKGKKFVWLTFDDGVEDFYTIVYPLLKKYKMTATNNIITDFTQKEKENVLTFDQIKEMKSAGLTFESHTVNHPDLANSSLETQKNELVASKRLLDKVLDQNTSVIVYPSGRYSQVTIDQAKKADYKLGLTTKNGLASSADGLYSLKRVRILPTTTGEDLLAMIQE from the coding sequence ATGAGTAAACGAAGAGTACCTAAAAAAATCAAAGCCCTACTTGGAATCAATGCCCTCCTACTGGTCTGTATCTTTATTTGTAGCTTTCTTCTGATCAAGCGGATCACTCAGCCGAATGAGGGGAATACCAGTGGCACTGCCATGACGCGTTCTCTCGAAGAAGGTAGCTCCTCTATCGAGTGGACTCGGGTGAAAAAGCCGGTCAAACTGCCCATCCTCATGTACCACTCCGTGCACAATATGGCCGAGTCTGAAGCTGCCAATGCTAATTTGATCGTTGATCCAGAAACCTTTGAAAGCCAACTAAAGGCCCTAAAAAAAGCGGGTTACTACACCCTGACACCTGGGGAAGCCTATCGCATCCTCGTCAAGAACGAAGTACCCAAAGGAAAGAAATTTGTCTGGCTGACCTTTGATGATGGCGTCGAAGATTTCTATACTATCGTCTATCCGCTTCTTAAGAAGTACAAGATGACCGCCACCAATAATATCATCACGGACTTTACCCAAAAGGAAAAAGAAAATGTCCTGACCTTTGACCAAATCAAAGAGATGAAAAGTGCTGGCTTGACCTTTGAAAGCCATACGGTCAATCATCCAGACCTAGCCAATTCCAGTCTTGAGACCCAAAAGAATGAGCTAGTTGCTTCTAAACGCCTGCTAGATAAGGTGCTGGATCAAAATACCAGCGTTATCGTCTACCCATCCGGTCGCTACAGCCAGGTCACGATCGACCAAGCCAAGAAAGCTGACTACAAACTAGGCCTCACCACTAAAAATGGACTAGCCAGCTCCGCTGATGGACTCTATTCCCTCAAACGAGTCCGGATCCTTCCAACCACTACAGGAGAGGATCTCCTAGCCATGATCCAAGAATAA
- a CDS encoding CPBP family intramembrane glutamic endopeptidase → MWGILSISKLRWIDIGFTPNGIIRGIGNGLLFGLVCSIFAYTVECIVLLFLHDNVHLSFYASGFSLTDEKGSQAGILFILLSVLFNLINVWMEEGVFRGLFTKILEGISYRKSLFFIAFLFGIWHLAMPFRDYLQGESSLLNLITMGIGYVILAGMMSIKWSLLYKMTGSLWLGLGDHLFNNLASNLVHVVSNSESDSLQIVRIILWQLLSFAIVLSIYKRKSKTIANQC, encoded by the coding sequence TTGTGGGGAATTCTTTCAATTAGCAAATTAAGATGGATAGATATTGGTTTTACACCTAATGGAATAATAAGAGGTATAGGAAATGGCCTACTCTTTGGTTTAGTGTGCTCCATCTTTGCATATACAGTTGAGTGTATTGTTCTCTTGTTTCTTCATGACAATGTTCACTTATCATTTTATGCGAGTGGTTTCTCTTTAACTGATGAAAAAGGATCACAAGCAGGCATCTTGTTTATCTTGTTAAGTGTCTTATTTAACCTGATAAACGTGTGGATGGAAGAAGGAGTTTTTCGTGGCCTTTTCACCAAAATTCTTGAAGGGATTTCTTACCGTAAGAGTCTATTCTTTATAGCCTTCCTATTTGGAATATGGCACTTGGCAATGCCTTTCAGAGATTATCTTCAAGGAGAATCGTCACTCTTAAATCTTATTACCATGGGGATTGGCTATGTTATCCTAGCGGGAATGATGAGCATTAAATGGTCCTTACTATACAAAATGACAGGTTCCTTGTGGCTAGGACTAGGAGATCATCTTTTCAACAATCTTGCTTCAAATCTGGTTCATGTTGTCTCAAATTCTGAATCAGATAGCTTGCAGATAGTGAGAATTATTCTTTGGCAGTTGTTGTCATTTGCAATTGTTTTGAGCATTTATAAAAGAAAGTCAAAGACTATAGCAAATCAATGTTGA
- a CDS encoding HD domain-containing protein, producing MMEERILAAKQYVKTLFADRADGHDVEHTLRVYTNAMRIAQAEGPCDLEIVGLSALLHDADDDKLFQTENHANARKFLEEIGTPKNQIEQICRVINAVSFSKNRGKHPETLEGKIVQDADRLDAIGAVGIARTFSYGGHKGRPLTDTVQHFHDKLLLLKDEMNTETAKQMAESRHQFLITFLKELEKELD from the coding sequence ATGATGGAAGAACGAATTCTTGCTGCTAAGCAGTATGTGAAAACCTTATTTGCTGATCGAGCGGATGGCCATGATGTAGAGCATACCCTCCGCGTCTATACTAATGCTATGAGAATCGCACAAGCAGAAGGGCCATGTGATCTGGAGATAGTGGGCTTGTCAGCTCTTCTTCACGATGCTGATGATGATAAATTGTTTCAAACAGAGAATCATGCGAATGCTCGTAAGTTTCTAGAAGAGATCGGTACTCCTAAAAACCAAATCGAGCAGATTTGTCGGGTAATCAATGCTGTTTCTTTCAGCAAAAATCGCGGTAAACATCCAGAAACCTTAGAAGGCAAGATTGTCCAGGATGCAGACCGGCTCGATGCGATAGGAGCTGTAGGAATTGCGCGAACTTTTTCCTATGGTGGCCACAAAGGGAGACCCCTTACTGATACCGTCCAACATTTCCACGACAAGTTGCTCCTCTTAAAAGATGAAATGAACACGGAGACTGCCAAACAAATGGCAGAAAGTCGCCATCAATTTTTAATCACCTTTCTAAAAGAACTAGAGAAGGAATTGGACTGA
- a CDS encoding TetR/AcrR family transcriptional regulator translates to MAERKISEKSLENLKRFNQENNAITRESIEISLLQLLEKKDLKKITISELVQRAGVSRAAFYRNYGSKEEILESIFQSSIAKITKSLDGYNLKTDLYQVWVYLFKEVKKEAKIISLAIDYNFERLLTKAVYDFLEKRNGSSSNGAGSYLNSFWSSAIVSVISKWIKDGMKIPAEKIATLGLPLFPQKKK, encoded by the coding sequence ATGGCAGAAAGAAAAATATCCGAGAAATCCTTGGAAAATCTCAAACGATTTAACCAAGAAAACAATGCGATTACACGAGAATCCATCGAAATCTCTCTCCTGCAACTATTGGAGAAAAAAGATCTGAAAAAGATCACCATCTCTGAGCTGGTTCAGCGTGCTGGGGTCTCTCGCGCGGCCTTTTACCGCAATTATGGATCAAAAGAAGAGATTCTTGAGTCTATCTTTCAATCTAGTATCGCAAAAATTACCAAGTCTTTAGATGGCTACAACCTCAAGACAGATCTCTACCAAGTCTGGGTCTATCTTTTTAAGGAAGTTAAGAAAGAAGCTAAGATTATCAGCCTGGCCATTGATTACAATTTTGAACGGCTCTTGACCAAGGCAGTCTATGACTTTTTAGAAAAACGAAATGGCAGCTCATCAAATGGCGCTGGCAGCTACCTCAATTCCTTCTGGAGCTCAGCCATTGTCTCTGTCATCTCCAAATGGATCAAGGATGGCATGAAGATTCCCGCTGAGAAAATCGCGACCCTAGGCCTTCCTCTCTTCCCACAAAAGAAGAAGTAA